From Populus alba chromosome 16, ASM523922v2, whole genome shotgun sequence:
aaaacccATGTTCTCTAAAGTTGATGCGAATGGCACTGTAAgtttttttgtatgattttcaaaaaactcAGAAGCATAAAAAATAGAGGAGTTACAGGAGGGATGTGGAAGGGGAAAGAAAGGAGATTTGCCATGATCAGGGAGGGATTAGCAGACAATGCCTATCAGATAGAGGAGGGGAAAATTAGGTTTAGAGATAAAAGGGGTGAGAGTATCCGATTAGAAGACACGAAAAAAGAGACGAAAGTAAAGATAGAAAGGGTGTTTATGAAAGACAATGACTACTTTTCGCATTGCTCTTCCTTTTTTCCTCCATCATGCTGCTAACCTCCTGATGGTTTGATCGTTTTTTTCCATTTAGCTAAACTGCAGAAGTTCCAGATAATGCGCTGGATAAACAATGTAGCTTGCAAGACTTCCCATCTAATGGATCACCTTAACTAATGAAAAAGCAACACGTTCATGGTAGCTTTATCTCACTCAGAGGTAGCTTTCCATACCTTCAATGGCTTTCATTTCATCTACATTTGCACCATATGACAAGCTACTGCTGAAGCATTGCAGCTTTGTTCTTCATCACTGCCAGCATTCATTAAAGTTAAGGTTGATTGTTCTTTGTGTTTATGCATATCCCTTTCACTTTGATCCACCCTCTAATGTTTCGTCTTCAGCTTTGATGGTGTTCATCCATGCTTGGCTgccttgttgttgttttatcgaattaattaaaaaccaacTGTCACCAAAGTGCTGGATTTACATGCAAAtatttttgctttatatttGTCTCAGCACATGAATTTGCTCAACAACTGTTATGTCTCCAATCACAGCCCTCCATCATTTTAGCTATTGATTCTCCCCTACAGCCTCTGATGGTTTGGAATCATGGAGTAAACATGTTAACCAAGCTATGGTCATCTTTGGTAGAGTCATTATTTCTGGTTCCAGGCTTCCAGCCTTGCTTTGTTAATTAGATTCAAAGAGTAACAGATTTtccatcattttctttcatcattTCAGCCTCTGTTTTGGATTGGTAGCCCTGCATGCTGCCATATCATGTTTTTTCTACTAAAGAACATGCTACTTTTTCCTCCGGAAGAAATACCTCTTCACCATTTCTTTATTGCAATCTCAAATAACACTTTTCATTGTTTCTTGACTATTGGATGACTAGCTATTGCTATTCATGCATTAAATCATTTGTTTAAGAGTTGAGCAacgcaattaattgattttaaattgttttttttataatttattatggttttttatgCTATTATTACACTCGAAAATAAACggaatgatatttaatttacgaattttttttattatcatatcattaagtaaaacacagtttaaaaaaaaacaaaaaacaaagttgctAGACCTAATGAAGTCCATGATCTAGGTTATGGGTTTGGTGGGTTAAGCTTTGAAGCCCAAGTTAATCTAGTATATTGTTGTCTCAAtatttaaagaagaagatgcatcctaatttttttaggtcaaaacatgtttttttttcaccaattGTTTAGGTTGCTTTTGAACCTACTAAGCCAATTTGCTCACATTGATGTCATTTCTACACGTATTGATTTTAAATCCAAACTAGATAAGAAGTCATCTTAATAGGTTTTAATGTTGACATGCTTTGTcaactttaataataatatcaaatagttTTCTATAActtaacatttttatatttgtcaaaaaaacttttaatatgACCAAGGTGTAACCtatatttaaaacttatatttatctccattaataaattaattgaaatatgctattataaaaagaacattataataaataaaaaaaactttagtttgttagtaattatttaaatttaatggcaaaaaaaatatagttttagtcatttatattttgataatatattaattttagacaaaaataactgataaaataaaataaccataCGCGTTGATATTTTAAAGAGTGATGGCAGAAAAACATACTTAACCAtaggataattttttatcatgaacAATTTCATTGAATCAAAGTAGAGCAAAatacattattaattttaggaccTATTAGCtgtggaaaatataaaaatataatttaataaatgaaaaacatattaaacaaaacaatcaaTAACAATGGAGAAATATGATCTTGTCCTAAAGGCATAGCTACCTAAGGACTGCAGGGGGCATGTCTCTTATATTCCATTTTAGTTTGTATACTTGTATgccctttaaaaaatataaattcatctttttcaaaatactttattaaatgaaattttgaaaaagtgAAGGCGAGATTTTTAATCACAacgtatttttttatcatccacTTTctcatttaattgattattaaatgGAAAACCAACTTGATCTAACTAtagtttagttgttttttcattatttttatttttaaaaaaatatcatgagttaatataatttttaaatttgaatgaaaaaatgaatttacaATAAAACAAGTGAGATAtcaattaaacataattttctcaattttaatatgatttctctctctcttctcaagaagaaaacaattttggacctaaatcaaaatttataacaGCATATAATATTCACTTTTGAATTCTATGAAAGTACACATTTATTTTGAAGTaacttatttataatatttaccgGGAAAATACAAGTTTAGAAAGTTCGCATGatattgtaataaaattattaagaaattcaATTCATAATCATTTTAGTCACTTTAGTTACTCAATAAAGTTCACAAATTCCTCCTAAACTTAAGTttctttcactaaaaaatatcaaagtttgttTTGGGTCCTTGTTTTTATATGTTCAAAGTTTTGAGTTTCTTATATAACAAACTCAGTTAACTaagttaaaaattttgaaattttttttacatcttatccatcaatttcaattaaattcttcaataggttttctttaaattcattattattatttttgttgttgttattgtaatCATTAATTGCTTATACCttgttttcttgaatataaAAGGAGTGTAAAAGATGAAGTGATGTTCTTATTAAGAGAAAGAGATTAATGTTGTTGATAATGATGTTGACTCTTtcatttttaagttaattttataaagCATTGTAAGTGGTGAACGTCTCTCTCTTGCTTGTAAGAAATAACTTATTCTGATTCTCTTTACTATCTCATCAAgcactctttttttcttgttattaatttcttcttcttattcatGTTGTTCGTATGCATGTATTTCTACTTATCCTAGTAAATCATCCTTTTTATACACATATGATGTGAACcctattgatataaaaatttagaaactcATAGTCAAATCGACTCTTCCTAAGAAGGCTAAGATCAAGTTAGGAATTGAGTTCCACAATAATAACCTGTGCTGAGGCACCAAGACAATAAGTAATTGAACCTATtcaaagaagaacaaaaatgtATAAGCAAAGTCTCACATAcacaataataattcataaaatcaaCGTctttcccataaaaaaaaaaatctaaatacaagctaaataacCTTATTTGTAATATAGATAAAAAAGCCTTAAATAATGTtggagaaataataaaaaaattaaataaaatagaaaaaaaaaaagaatcataaatcAAATAGAAACTAATATAATTACTACATAATAGTTTCTAAACCTTATTATAAGGCCTTCTCGATTTCTAATTACCCTCAAATTTTAACATAATATAGAACAAGACCTCTAAAAATctctattaaaatattaatcgaATCTAAAAACCAGATAAAAAATCATGCTTGTTAGAGTAAAACTAagcactataaaaaataattctctaacTGCTGAAATTAATTAGCCCATAAAGTAGATAAATCAAACTCCTCTTATGCATGAATTAAATTGACTAAGGTCTGATCTTCACTTGTTGATGTTGCCTCCTTGAAATCCACCTTATCCCAAATATTCTAAATAAGCCCGTTGAATGTATATTTgagcttctttttctttgatcttATAATTGGCCTAACTGGAACTTGCAATGGATCTTTTGGTGTAATCTTGATCATATCATCCCCTTTCTCCTCAAAAAGATTCATTCATGAATTATTACCTACATCAAAtaaagagagataaaaaaaaatattaaatgtagtACTAACACTATAATCACTTAGTAGATTCACTTTATAGGcgttatcattaattttttcaaggatttGGAATAGTCCATCTCCTATCAgcatcaaatttcaatttagatatttttttgttgagaaaatctctctttttttttctctcatatgCACTCAAACCTAATcacttggttaaaaaataactcttttCATCCTTTATTAGCTTGAAATGCATATtgcttaattgtttttgtatttttcacctcAAATTCTCATGGAGATCCTTTACTACATGTGTTTTTCcaaagttaataaataaataacaaaaaaaactttaaaaaactcatTGAGTTGCAAGACTTTGATTCATAGTTCAATATTAACTCGACGAACATGCACCAATAATAATTGACTTGAGAATAagctcaaaaaaattaaatagttaatGACACGCATCAAATAAATTTAGGATAAAACTTATAGCTAAAATAACCTTCTATTTGAAAGGATGTAGTCAGAGCAATGTATATCTTCCCTTAAACATAACTATTCTCTTACTCAAATCTCTAGAACTAATGcataatttagaatttttattctctttaaaGTATTATGTGATGACTCTATTTTTccatataatttctttttaattttagaggTTCTAATTATGTCGAGAGCGGCATAGGTtattgatcaaatcaaattaaactaatccaatcAAAATTCATATGAACTTAATTGATCCATTCAAGATCCTATCAAAACTTGAcctgataaaaagaaaattagacttattttttttaaaaaaaaaaaaacaactaactTATAAGTCATGTTAATGAAAGATAGATCTCTAGAATTGTTCACTTGCAGCTATGATGTTTTGGTGTAGAATGTAGTTTTAGTACTACATCAATAGCATGCTTTACACTATGATATTGATCAAGATTTCTTtgagcacaaaaaaaaacattaaggtattttttatttttttagtataaaagaatttaaaacatataGGGGTTGACTTGGTTTGATCTTGTTGATTTGATAGGTTCAAAAGCAACCCGAATAACTGGTAAAACATGATttgactaaaaatattttttaaatattaagatgaaaatatattggaaTAACCTGGGTCAACCTATCAAATTCGTGTATTAGgtcatgagattatgataaccccatataaaaaaataaaaataaactatgaaaCCTAATTGCCAAACAACCTAAAGTTgcaagatgaaattgaaaaatatctaattaaaaaagatcttaaaaaataacacgaGTCAACTaaggttaacttgttaaatctaTAATTGAAGTCGTGAGACCATGATAAccacatgaaaagaaaattaaaacaaattataaaattcaattctcattcaatccaatgttgaaagataaaattaaaaaaataataacataaagaaAGCCTCGAGTTAACTTAGGTTAACCTTCTAAATCTATGACTTAAGtaatgagactgagataacctcatagaaagcaaaatgaaacaaatatgaAACTAAAGACTTAAGTAatgagactaagataacctcacagaaaacaaattgaaacaaagtatgaaactaaattctcaatcaacttaatgttgaatgatgaaaccataaataaattcaatttaaaaaagaacaaaaataaacgaGTTAAGTCAACTTGAATTAATCTACCGAACCGGCAAACCAAGTTATTAGACcgggataacctcatagaaaataaatcaaaataaattataaaattcaattttcaattaactcaatattgaaggatagattaaaaaaaaaaaaaaaataccgacCAAAATCAATCTATTTAACTCGCCAAACTTAATAATcgaattataaaacaaaaataatctcatagaaagcaaataaaaaaaattatatatctcaATTCCTAatatatttaatgttaaataataaaattgaaaaaaaaaacccaaaaaagataaaaagaaaagaaaagaaggaacaaagCCCAACAAAATCCAAGACCATCCCCGcattgtaattaatttaaagatttaataaattaatatatccaaaaacaaggtttttttttcacacgAGCAAACAACaagctattttttcttttttaaaaaaaaattagggcaaCAAATGACTTGTATCATACATTAATGTTTTCTAGGTCACCTTTGgtgattaaaaaattaggagCCAAGTTTTTTCAACCTCAAAAACTCAATTTGAAAGTGAGTTTCTtactaaaaaacttaagaacACCACCATAAAATCTTCTATAATTCACttacaaccataaaaatatcccaaaatcacttaaaaatatataaatcaatcgaataaaaaaactttaaatgaaCTCCAATCtatcttttctaatatttttatagaaaaaccaATCATTATAAACTTTTTTCATCGAATAAAATTCATTAACACTGAATTTGGCCATTTTAATTACTTGAATGTGGCCAACAAAtaactttatcttttttctgttattttttagtgatttttttctttttttatcaaattcgggattgaaaaataaataaaatgaatttttggataaaaaatacaattttaaaaactacaaagagtaaaaaagtaaataaagaaagatagaAAGAGGAATGCCAAAAAACTTTACCGAGTGAACTTGAAATTGATGATGGGGATTTCTTTGTTTAGACTTTGGTTTGCTTTTTGTTGAattcatttttccttttaacaTATTATAAGAAATTGGTCTATTAAAGtctggaattgaaaaaaatagcttaagaatgaaaatgaaaaaatacaatGTGAAAAGAAGAAGGGGTTGATGATGGTTCTAGaagtcattaaataaataaatactaccccattatattttttattcagaccAAACCAAACCACGATGAACCGCACCACTTAAGTCGTCTATTACGGAGATAGATCATCATTAAGGTTATTCTATTCATACGTGGCAATATCTCATTGGAAGCTCAGTTTCAACTAACAATAATTTGTTCCAGCATGATCTGAGCCGTGCAAAGACAGCCGGCCCACGCACAGCCACGACTACTTGGCAGAAAAGTCCAACGACTAAATTAAGGTGAAGGCCAGAAATTCGTGTCTTGAATAACCATCGCTATATCTTCTTCCCTTCGTCACTGGCTGGCAGTGagctagaaagaaagaaagaaagaaagaggaagatCACCATTTTCATCATGGGCAAGTGCTACCCTACAGTGAGCGAAGAGTATCAGAAGGCAGTGGAGAAATGCAAGAGAAAGCTCAGAGGACTCATCGCTGAAAAACACTGCGCTCCCCTCATGCTCCGATTAGCGTAAGACTACCCCCCCTctgattgttttattttccttcctttttgATAGTGGTAACTGTTTTAAGTATTTATGGGGTTTTATATTCtctgttgttgttgatgatgtagATGGCACTCTGCTGGCACTTTTGATGTGACTACCAAGACAGGAGGGCCATTTGGGACGATCAGACACCCAGATGAGCTTGCTCATGGAGCTAACAATGGTCTTGATATTGCTGTCAGGCTTTTGGAACCCCTCAAAGAGCAGTTCCCCAACTTGTCTTATGCTGACTTCTACCAAGTAATGTTTTCCCTGccttaatttgatttatatattaataatagtgtttttattttattttattcatgattgagacttttttgtgtgtttgattGTCCTCACAGTTAGCTGGTGTTGTTGCTGTTGAAGTTACTGGAGGGCCTGAGGTTCCTTTTCACCCTGGGAGACCAGTTAAGTGATCAGATCTCCTCTTGATAGTTCATTCTTTATCAGTTCTTTTTCATAAGTGGTGGTGTTTTTTTCATCGTTATTCTGTGCCTGATATCGAAGTTCCTTTTTTTCTAgggaaaatataaataatgtccAAACTCCAAAGTACATATATTTTGATCAGTTTATAGGATCAATCTCTAGATTTGTGCTGTAGGATCTTTTGGTGGCCTGatggtttcttttttatctgAAGATCACAACTTTGAACTCATAGTGAATGCAACAAGTTTGGTTGAGTTTGATTACTTTGTAGGTCATTCAGGTAATAGATAgtataggaaaaagaaaatctatgGAGGAGGAAGTGCTCTGGATTTAAGAGCTTTCACCTACTGCTGCATTATAAGGCTAACCTGCAACGCATGCACtgttttttttggatgaatTTTGAAATTCGGGTTCAGTGGACAGATATAATTTAGTTGTTTAGTGATATCAGTCCTTACCGTCAAGGTAAATTGACTACTCTTGTACTTGTTTGCTTTGACTAAAGATTAGGTTGAGTTTAGCATGAACTAAATTGTAGAAGCTCTGTCCATCTGCGACCAAATGAAAGTGATgtggatctcaggttaacctgtGACCAAATTGTCAAAGCTAAGTTCCGCCAACTTCTTAAATGTATTAGTTAGCTTGAAAACATGGTTCATTATGCTAGGTGGTGACTGGCCAAGTGTGTTAGAGACAATGGACTTGAACAATGATGATATGGCTGACTTGTACTGCTATCGATTAAAGCTGTTGTTCAGAGTTGGAGTGAACAGTGCGGTCATATGGCACAATTAGATACCATCTATTTGAATGCCATTGACTGCTGTTGTTCCTGATACCTAGAAATATTTTGCACTTTTCCTTGATTGCTTTTGTAGCTTTGGTGGGATGCTAAGGGGGCCATTCAAATGAAGAAGAGCTTATTATTTGTTGGGATATCATTGCAAATTGCAGTATATATTTCAAAGCTGTTTGCAATACTTTGAGCAGTCTGGTATGAATTTTTGTAGATTTGTAGAGATAGGAAGCAGTATGTCAGAAAGAAATATAGCGATGCagattttgatgtaatttttgtAGATTTGTAGAGATAGGAAGCAATATGTCAGAAAGAAATATAGCGATGCAGATTTTGATGTGATTAGCTGCCTTTTTCAGAATTTATGCTTCAGTTCTTAGATGATAGTACTAATCAACCTTGCATTTATTCAGGACAAGTCTGATCCACCTCCAGAAGGTCGCTTGCCTGATGCAACCAAAGGTTTGTTCAAGTTGAAAACCGAAGGAAATCActataattttgtaat
This genomic window contains:
- the LOC118045884 gene encoding L-ascorbate peroxidase, cytosolic, which gives rise to MGKCYPTVSEEYQKAVEKCKRKLRGLIAEKHCAPLMLRLAWHSAGTFDVTTKTGGPFGTIRHPDELAHGANNGLDIAVRLLEPLKEQFPNLSYADFYQLAGVVAVEVTGGPEVPFHPGRPDKSDPPPEGRLPDATKGSDHLRDVFGHMGLSDKDIVALSGGHTLGRCHKERSGFEGPWTPNPLVFDNSYFKELLSGEKEGLIQLPSDKTLLEDPVFRPLVEKYAADEDAFFADYAEAHMKLSELGFAEAY